CGCGTACGCGCGAGCTCACCGAGGCCAACGCCCGCCTGGAGACGGCGCTCGCCAAGCAGAAGGAGCTGGACCGGCTCAAGAGCGAGTTCTTCGACAACGTGAGCCACGAGCTGCGCACGCCGCTCACGCTCATCCTCCTCACGCTGGACTCGCTGATGCAGCGGGGCCCGGGGGAGCTGTCGCCCGTCATCCTGCAGCACCTGGAGACGATGAACCGCAGCGCCTCGCGGCTGTTGCGGCTCATCAACAACCTGCTGGACCTGGCGCAGATGGAGGCGGGCAAGGCGCGGCTGCGCTACGAGCCGTTGGAGATGCACGGCTTCCTGTCCTCGCTGCTGGTGCCCTTCCACGTGGCGGCGGAGAAGAAGGGCGTGGGGCTGAAGCTGGAGGGCGCTCCGGTGTCGGCCGTGCTGGTGGACGTGCCGCGCGTGGAGAGCGTCTTCCAGAACCTCGTCTCCAACGCCCTCAAGTTCACCAACCAGGGCGCGGTGACGGTGCGCCTGTACGAGGACGACACCTGGGTGCACGTGGAGGTGGGGGACACCGGCGTGGGCATCTCCGCGCAGGACATGCCGGTCATCTTCGACCGCTTCGCCCAGGCGGACTCCAATGGCACGCGGCGCTTCGGCGGCACGGGCATCGGCCTGGCGCTGGTGAAGGAGACGCTGGAGCTGCACGCGGGTGGCATCGAGGTGACGAGCGAGCTGGGAAAGGGCTCCACCTTCCACGCGCGGCTGCCCAAGGGCGCCGCGCACGTGCGTGAGGATCTGCGCGAGGGCAAGGAGGGCGAGCTGGCGGTCCGGCCCACGCGCCGCTCGGACCTGACGGCGCTGCTGGCCCCGGCGGCCCCGGTGTCCTCGAGCGTGATGGATGCGCTGCCGGACACTCCGGACTCCGAGGCCAGCCCGGACGCGCCTCGCATCCTGGTGGTGGAGGACGAGCCGGAGATCCGCGCCTTCCTGCGCAGCGTGCTGCGGCCCTACTACCGCCTGCTGGAGGCCACCAACGGCGACGAGGGCCTGAAGATGGCCCTGAAGGAGCGGCCGGATCTGATCGTCTCGGACGTGATGATGCCCGTCATGTCCGGCATGCAGATGCTGACGGCGCTGCGCGACGCGCCGGAGACGGTGGACACGCCCATCATCCTGCTCACCGCGCGCCAGGAGGTGGACGCCAAGGTGGAGGGCCTCTCCATGGGGGCCAACGACTACCTGGGCAAGCCCTTCTCGCCGAGGGAGATGCTGGCGCGCATCGAGGCGCAGCTGCGCCTGCGCGACGCGGCGGTGCGCGCGGCGGAGAACGAGCGGCTGGCGGCCACGGGCCTGCTCACCTCGGGCTTCGCCCACGAGGTGCGCAACCCGCTCAACGGCCTGATGAACGCGCTGCTGCCGCTGCGCGAGAGCCTGACCAGCGGCAACCTGGACCCGGGCATGGCCGTGGCCATGTTGGACCTCATCGAGGAGTGCGGTCAGCGCATCCGCGGCCTGGCCGAGGGCCTGTTGTCCTTCGTGCGCACCGGCAGCAAGGCGGTGGCGGTGGACCTGGGCGCCTCGCTGGACGCCAGTGTGCAGGCGCTCTCGTGGCGGCTGCCGCCGGACATGAAGGTGGAGCGCGACTACCAGTGCCCCGAGCCGGTGTGGGGAGATCCGGGTTCGCTCAACCAGGTCTGGGTGAACCTGCTGGACAACGCGGTGCGTGCCATCAAGCCGGACGGCATCGTGAAGGTGTCCACGGTGCGCGATGGCAATGACGCGGTGGTGTCCATCGTGGACAACGGCGTGGGCATCAAGCCCGAGCACATGGATCGGCTCTTCCAGCCCTTCTTCTCCACGCGGGACGCGGGAGAGGGGACGGGCCTCGGGCTGGCGCTCTGCCAGCGCATCATCATGCGCCAGGGTGGCCGCATCCGGATCTTCAGCGACTACGGCAAGGGGACCCGAGTGGAGGTGCGGCTGCCGCTGGAGGCCAACCCGGATCGAATCCTTCCGCCGCTGCTCTCCAACGCCAAGCCGACCCAGCCGCACTGGCGCACCTAGAGTGTCCGACGAGTCCATGGACATGCTCGGGTTGAGCATGCACCCTCTCCCTCTGGGAGAGGGCGGGGGGTGAGGGTAGGTGGTCCCCGGACTTCGTGGACCCGCCACCGGGAGACGCAGGTGAAGAAACCCGAGACGAAGAAGGCGAAGAAGACGCCGTTGCCGAAGAAGAAGACGCCCGTGGAGGAGACGCCAATCATCTCCTTCGCGAAGCGGGGCGAGTGGTCGGTCTGGCTGGCGTCGAACCACACATCATCGCGCGGCGTGTGGCTGAAACTCGCCAAGAAGGCGTCCGGGGTGGCGTCGGTGACCTATGCGGAGGCGGTCGAGGTGGGGCTCGCGTGGGGGTGGATCGACGGCCAGAGGAGGAGCCATGACGACACGGCGTTTCTCCAGAAGTTCACGCCGCGCGGCCCCCGGAGCATCTGGTCCAAGATCAACCGCGAGAAGGCGCTGGCGCTCATCGCGGCGGGCGAGATGAAGCCGGCGGGACTGGCGGAGGTCGAGCGCGCGAAGCGGGACGGACGCTGGGACGCGGCCTATGACTCACCGAGTCGTGCCAGCGTGCCCGAGGACCTGGCGGCCGCCCTCGCCGCGAACCCCCGTGCGGCCGAGTTCTTCGCCACACTGAACGCGACGAACCGCTACGCGGTGCTGTTCCGGCTCCAGACCGTGAAGAAGGCCGAGACCCGGGCCAGACGCATCGCGCTCTACGTCGAGATGCTCGCCCGTCACGAGAAGCTGCATCCCTGATACGGGGGGGCCGGCAACCCATCCAGCCGGACCGGCGCACGGAGGGTCGGTTGCCGCTCAGACCCTTCTGACAGGTGAGGTGGGGTTCTGCTACAACCGGGAGCCTTTTTTCTCTCCCCCCACCCGCGAGGAAACCCGCGCATGGCCCAGAGCACTGCCTCTGCCCCGACCGAGACCCGAGGTCACCCGAAGGGACTCTACCTGCTGTTCACCACCGAGATGTGGGAGCGCATGAGCTATTACGGCATGCGCGCCCTGCTCGTGCTGTACATGGTGAGCGCCTCCGACAAGCACGGCTTCGGCTGGTCCCAGTCCAAGGCGCTGGAGATCTACGGCATCTACACGGGCCTGGTGTACCTGACGCCGGTGGTGGGCGGTTTCCTGGCGGACCGCTACCTGGGGCAGCGGCTGTCGGTGGTCATCGGCGGCATCCTGATGATGCTGGGCCAGTTCGTGCTGGCGATGCCCGGCACGGTGGAGGCGCTCTTCTACGCGGGCCTGGGCCTGCTGGTGGTGGGCAACGGCTTCTTCAAGGCGAACATCTCCACCATGGTGGGCGGGCTGTACGCGCCCGGTGACGCGCGCCGCGACGGTGCCTTCACCATCTTCTACATGGGCATCAACCTGGGAGCGCTGCTGGCCTCGGCGGTGTGCGGCACGCTGGGTGAGAAGTTCGGCTGGACGTGGGGCTTCGGCTCCGCGGGCGTGGGCATGGGGCTCGGCGTGGTCATCTTCCTGGCCTTCGCCAACCGCCTGCTGGGCGACGTGGGCAAGGCGCCCAAGAAGGTGGAGAGCAAGACGGGAGCGCCGGCGGTGTCCTCGGCGGCCCTGACGCGCGAGGAGAAGGACCGCATCGTGGTCATCTTCGTGCTGGCGCTCTTCGTCGTCTTCTTCTGGGCGGCCTTCGAGCAGGCCGGTGGCCTGATGAACCTCTACACGGACGCGAAGGTGGACCGGAGCGTGTTCGGCTGGGAGGTGCCCACCACCTGGTTCCAGGCCGTGAACCCCATCTTCATCCTCCTGCTGGGTCCCATCTTCGCGGAGCTGTGGACGGGGCTGGGGCGGCGGAGCAAGGACCCCTCGATTCCGGCGAAGATGGCGATGGGCCTGCTGCTGGTGTCGTTCGGCTTCGTGTTCATGCTGGGGGCGTCCAAGCAGAGCGATGCGTCGGGCAAGGCGGCGCTGTTCTGGGTGGTGGCGGCCTACTTCTTCCACACGGCGGGCGAGCTGTGCCTGTCGCCGGTGGGCCTCTCGATGGTGACGAAGCTGGCGCCGGTGAAGTACGCCTCGGCGCTGATGGGTGTGTGGTTCGTCGCGAACGCGGTGGCCAACTACCTGGCGGGCCTCATCGGCGGCTACGCGGAGAAGATGGGCGAGTTCGATCTGTTCCTCGCCATCACCGTGGCCACGGCGGCGGCGGGTGGAGTGCTGCTGGCGATCGCGCCGATGCTGAAGCGGATGATGCACGGTGCGGACGAGGCCAGGCCCGCGGTGGCGCAGCCGGCCACGGGGGCGGAGTCGAAGCCGGGCATCCAGGCGGCCTAGCTGCCCCTGGAACCCCGTCCCTCTGGAACCCCCCTCCCTCTCCCTCCGGGAGAGGGTCGGGGTGAGGGTAGTGAGTTCCAATGAGAAGGGCCCCGTGCGGAATCGCGCGGGGCCCTTTTCTTTTACGAGCAGGTATCGATGAGGGGAGCCGCGACCTACAGCGCCTTGCGCTCGCCGCCCACGGGGTTGGAGGAGGGGACGGTGCGGTCGGGGACGGGGGTGGCGGTGCCGGGCATGAAGTAGTCACGCACCTGGTAGCGCGAGGCGATGAGGGCGAAGACGATGGCGGCGGCGAAGACGAGGCCCGCGTAGAAGAAGAGGGTGGCGGCCATGCCCGTGAAGAAGTTGAGCCGGGCGACCAGGGAGACGAGCTGGTTGCCGATGGTCACGGTGATGTTCCACAGGCTCATGAGGGTGCCCTTCATCTCGCGAGGAGCCTGGCTGTAGGCGAACTCGAGGCCGGTGGCGGAAACGAGCACCTCGCCCAGGGTGAGGACGAGGTAGGGGGCGGCCTGCCAGAGGACGGAGATCTTGTTCCCGCCGTCGAGGGTGAGCTGGATGAGGGCCACGAGCACGTAGGCGCCGGAGGTGATGAACATGCCGGCGCCCATGCGGCGCAGGGGGGTGATCTGGATGCCGCGCCGCTCGAGGAAGGGGAAGAGGACGAAGGAGTTGAGGGGGATGAGCAGCATGACCATGAGCGGGTTGAGCGCCTGGAGCTGCGAGGGGGCGAGCTCGATGCTGCCCACCATCAGGTCCATGGTCCGGGCCTGGAGCACCCAGGTGGAGGCCTTCTGGTCGAAGAGGGCCCAGAAGACCGGAATCATGGCGAAGATGCCCATGACGCGGAACACGGCGCGGGCGCCCTCGATGGCCTCGGTGGGGTGGCCGGCGGAGGCGGCATGGTCCAACCAGGACTTCGCGCCAGCAACCTTCTGCTGGGGGAAGAGGGCATCGCGCACCACCCGGACGAAGGAGTGGGGGTTGCGGCCGGTGGGGGGCACGTTGGTGTAGTGGCGCCGGCCCAGCCAGAAGATGACGGTGGCGATGAACATCAACACGCCCGGGATGCCGAATGCCACCGAGGGCCCGAGCTTGTTCAAGGTGAGCGGGATGAACAGCGAGGCGAAGAACGAGCCGAAGTTGATGATCCAGTAGAAGAGCGCGAAGACGCCCTTGACCAGGCCCTTGTTCTGCTCGGTGAACTGGTCGCCCACGAAGGCGGAGACGCACGGCTTGATGCCGCCGGAGCCCAGGGCGATGAGGAAGAGGCCGGCGTAGAAGCCCTGGCGGTTGTCGTCAAAGACGGCCAGCAGCAGGTGGCCCACGCAGTAGAGCAACGACAGCCAGAGGACGGTGCGGTACTTGCCGAGGAACCGGTCCGCCAGCCATCCGCCGAGCAGGGGGAACAGGTAGACGAGCGAGACGAAGTCGTGGAAGACGGCCTTGGCCTCGATCTGCCGGGTGGCGTCGTCGGGCACGTGGCGGACCAGCAGGTACTGGACGAGGAAGATCGTGAGGATGTTCCTCATCCCGTAGAAGCTGAAGCGCTCACAGGCTTCGTTGCCGATGATGTACTTGATCTGCGGCGGGTATCGTTCGCGCGAAGCCTGGGTCGGAGAGCTGTCCATGGTTGGTTGCTATCCCAAGGGTGGCCCCGGGCACAACCGGTGGACGGGCGGGGCTGTCAGCCTGGGGGAGGGCCCTGGAGACGGCGGGTCCGCAGCAGCTCCCGCATCTCCGCGTCCCGGACCACGCGGGGCACCTTGACCTGGGAGGGGGCGCCACCGCGCTGGATGAGCACGTTGCGCAGGGCCTGGAAGGTCCCTGGCGTCACGGGGTGCAGGGTGGCGGCCCCCAGCCGCTCGGAGCGGCGGATGAGCTCGTAGAAGGGGTTGGTCCGGCACAGGGC
This is a stretch of genomic DNA from Archangium violaceum. It encodes these proteins:
- a CDS encoding ATP-binding protein; this encodes MAANVEQEHNSLADNAPDVSVRTTCASLLLYFEHTYGAARLEDVWARHRPSLSLEYLRTTTNFISLRFLESLAELLVKESGDSHFMRKAGLFLASPEALGFAYYMLRAFGSVPVCYRKTIDLTPSYNRVGSFEILRLERGRMELLYRSRVPESNRNICELRMGQFSSFPTIWGLPPAEVHESQCQVQGADACRYHLRWMDPLPTWGRYTGLLAGVVGGVGASMLGLGPAGFTVTALGLAGVSLGNWWDLRREMRRKDEALNEQAKGMMGSLEELQQRYDEMFRINVALEDRVASRTRELTEANARLETALAKQKELDRLKSEFFDNVSHELRTPLTLILLTLDSLMQRGPGELSPVILQHLETMNRSASRLLRLINNLLDLAQMEAGKARLRYEPLEMHGFLSSLLVPFHVAAEKKGVGLKLEGAPVSAVLVDVPRVESVFQNLVSNALKFTNQGAVTVRLYEDDTWVHVEVGDTGVGISAQDMPVIFDRFAQADSNGTRRFGGTGIGLALVKETLELHAGGIEVTSELGKGSTFHARLPKGAAHVREDLREGKEGELAVRPTRRSDLTALLAPAAPVSSSVMDALPDTPDSEASPDAPRILVVEDEPEIRAFLRSVLRPYYRLLEATNGDEGLKMALKERPDLIVSDVMMPVMSGMQMLTALRDAPETVDTPIILLTARQEVDAKVEGLSMGANDYLGKPFSPREMLARIEAQLRLRDAAVRAAENERLAATGLLTSGFAHEVRNPLNGLMNALLPLRESLTSGNLDPGMAVAMLDLIEECGQRIRGLAEGLLSFVRTGSKAVAVDLGASLDASVQALSWRLPPDMKVERDYQCPEPVWGDPGSLNQVWVNLLDNAVRAIKPDGIVKVSTVRDGNDAVVSIVDNGVGIKPEHMDRLFQPFFSTRDAGEGTGLGLALCQRIIMRQGGRIRIFSDYGKGTRVEVRLPLEANPDRILPPLLSNAKPTQPHWRT
- a CDS encoding YdeI/OmpD-associated family protein; the encoded protein is MKKPETKKAKKTPLPKKKTPVEETPIISFAKRGEWSVWLASNHTSSRGVWLKLAKKASGVASVTYAEAVEVGLAWGWIDGQRRSHDDTAFLQKFTPRGPRSIWSKINREKALALIAAGEMKPAGLAEVERAKRDGRWDAAYDSPSRASVPEDLAAALAANPRAAEFFATLNATNRYAVLFRLQTVKKAETRARRIALYVEMLARHEKLHP
- a CDS encoding peptide MFS transporter, with translation MAQSTASAPTETRGHPKGLYLLFTTEMWERMSYYGMRALLVLYMVSASDKHGFGWSQSKALEIYGIYTGLVYLTPVVGGFLADRYLGQRLSVVIGGILMMLGQFVLAMPGTVEALFYAGLGLLVVGNGFFKANISTMVGGLYAPGDARRDGAFTIFYMGINLGALLASAVCGTLGEKFGWTWGFGSAGVGMGLGVVIFLAFANRLLGDVGKAPKKVESKTGAPAVSSAALTREEKDRIVVIFVLALFVVFFWAAFEQAGGLMNLYTDAKVDRSVFGWEVPTTWFQAVNPIFILLLGPIFAELWTGLGRRSKDPSIPAKMAMGLLLVSFGFVFMLGASKQSDASGKAALFWVVAAYFFHTAGELCLSPVGLSMVTKLAPVKYASALMGVWFVANAVANYLAGLIGGYAEKMGEFDLFLAITVATAAAGGVLLAIAPMLKRMMHGADEARPAVAQPATGAESKPGIQAA
- a CDS encoding POT family MFS transporter, whose amino-acid sequence is MDSSPTQASRERYPPQIKYIIGNEACERFSFYGMRNILTIFLVQYLLVRHVPDDATRQIEAKAVFHDFVSLVYLFPLLGGWLADRFLGKYRTVLWLSLLYCVGHLLLAVFDDNRQGFYAGLFLIALGSGGIKPCVSAFVGDQFTEQNKGLVKGVFALFYWIINFGSFFASLFIPLTLNKLGPSVAFGIPGVLMFIATVIFWLGRRHYTNVPPTGRNPHSFVRVVRDALFPQQKVAGAKSWLDHAASAGHPTEAIEGARAVFRVMGIFAMIPVFWALFDQKASTWVLQARTMDLMVGSIELAPSQLQALNPLMVMLLIPLNSFVLFPFLERRGIQITPLRRMGAGMFITSGAYVLVALIQLTLDGGNKISVLWQAAPYLVLTLGEVLVSATGLEFAYSQAPREMKGTLMSLWNITVTIGNQLVSLVARLNFFTGMAATLFFYAGLVFAAAIVFALIASRYQVRDYFMPGTATPVPDRTVPSSNPVGGERKAL